In Malaclemys terrapin pileata isolate rMalTer1 chromosome 10, rMalTer1.hap1, whole genome shotgun sequence, the following are encoded in one genomic region:
- the IL4R gene encoding interleukin-4 receptor subunit alpha, translated as MMADSLKAAVLALWTLFFSCATYHIMATGSIQMFDCFTDYARELTCHWGVAAQTKCSKEFQLYYRKEYFSTVYNACIPENGKGSSRNSISNCICIILPEYFSTGLAYHLALQANGTVLWNGTVILAHIVKPRPPKNLTIEKSENDNLYVLRWIESYSTEDMLYGETVNYEVKYWNKQNPEEKFVKQLSYQTTHFEILATQLKRGYDYLISVRRNYTGSYSTNWSDWSKAVEFHSDYGVTLEDSLQKIVLISCMLIPALILICYFCFAIVKREWWDQIPNPAKSHLVVKNVKAAQISVWRKMLSTDEIKAPFRDVKQTHMGHQLSCKNCLAKYAQGQTLKGKDNVKSGEKPDSCLNKCGEWFPEEYEAVLIPEITLVEDSLEVCEYSTNTETESHEDNLGQIVLCPPCESSANSFIEHTQHNDALAEMFIKLLECGTSIHDTEVPDFIIEEHKIFENCESENSSQQTPKENVVQDQQSCDTSHACSFSTTASQDDYNCTASTKSVRSEESFESGYQSSNTDPASPKAKNPPDMLHQSHFLCSSETQNDLLVLIKKSPNAPSSEIIKDGINSPAYQSFDSLMSQSTESCSTAYKSFDSLMSQSTESCSTAYKSFDSLVSQSTAFCSPAYQSFSSLLSQTTVSNSLTQCLENPSSSLSLVEFPENQILPCREEQAHRLHGDQSCYTDHKGDCTETAFQTTCSEDIDFTWFSSHAHDKVSFFLPEKEIHKQITCQNVPEKAAAISSPSVSIPSSYQPFDIALKHNNTHCDNNSEAISESPYKPFINLLNNNLKETLPAIIVCESDLEIDLSNFL; from the exons ATGATGGCTGACAGCCTGAAGGCTGCAGTGCTTGCCTTATGGACCCTTTTCTTTTCATGTGCAACATATCACA TTATGGCAACAGGGAGCATACAGATGTTTGACTGTTTCACTGACTATGCCAGGGAGCTGACTTGTCACTGGGGAGTGGCTGCACAAACAAAATGCTCCAAGGAATTCCAACTCTATTACAGGAAGGAATATTTCTCGACAGT ATATAACGCATGCATCCCTGAGAATGGAAAAGGCAGCAGCAGGAATTCCATTTCCAACTGCATTTGCATAATTCTGCCCGAATATTTCTCGACAGGCCTCGCATATCATTTAGCACTACAGGCCAATGGGACAGTGCTATGGAATGGCACTGTAATACTGGCACACATTG TTAAACCAAGGcccccaaaaaatcttaccattgAGAAGAGTGAAAATGATAACTTGTACGTCTTGAGGTGGATCGAGAGCTACAGCACAGAGGACATGCTCTATGGAGAGACAGTAAACTATGAAGTCAAATACTGGAACAAGCAGAATCCAGAAGAG AAGTTTGTAAAACAGCTTTCCTACCAAACGACACACTTTGAAATTCTTGCAACGCAGTTGAAGCGAGGGTATGACTACCTTATAAGCGTACGGCGTAATTATACAGGCAGCTATTCCACCAACTGGAGTGACTGGAGCAAAGCAGTTGAATTTCACAGTG ATTATGGAGTAACTTTAGAAGATAGTCTGCAGAAGATTGTTCTCATATCCTGCATGTTGATCCCAGCTCTGATTTTAATCTGTTACTTCTGCTTTGCCAT AGTTAAGAGAGAATGGTGGGACCAAATCCCAAATCCAGCCAAGAGCCATCTGGTTGTAAAGAATGTCAAGGCAGCTCAG ATTTCAGTCTGGAGAAAAATGCTGTCCACTGATGAAATTAAGGCACCTTTCCGTGATGTGAAACAGACTCACATGGGACACCAACT AAGCTGTAAGAACTGTCTTGCAAAATATGCTCAAGGCCAAACCTTGAAGGGGAAAGATAACGTCAAAAGTGGTGAGAAACCCGACAGTTGCCTGAATAAATGTGGAGAGTGGTTCCCAGAAGAGTATGAGGCTGTGCTAATTCCAGAGATCACTTTGGTTGAAGATTCTCTTGAAGTCTGTGAGTATTCAACAAACACTGAAACTGAGAGCCATGAGGACAACCTGGGTCAGATCGTCTTGTGCCCACCTTGTGAGAGCAGTGCTAATAGCTTTATCGAACACACTCAACACAATGATGCACTTGCAGAGATGTTTATTAAGCTACTAGAATGTGGAACCAGTATTCATGACACTGAAGTTCCAGACTTCATCATAGAAGAGCATAAAATCTTTGAGAACTGTGAATCAGAAAATTCATCACAGCAAACACCAAAAGAAAATGTAGTCCAGGATCAACAGTCATGTGATACTTCACACGCTTGCTCCTTTTCCACTACAGCCTCTCAGGATGACTACAACTGTACAGCTAGCACAAAGTCAGTGCGATCAGAAGAATCTTTTGAATCTGGTTATCAAAGTTCTAACACAGACCCTGCTTCTCCCAAGGCAAAGAATCCTCCAGACATGTTGCATCAAAGCCACTTTCTTTGCAGTTCTGAAACTCAGAATGACTTGTTGGTCTTGATTAAAAAATCACCAAATGCTCCTTCCTCTGAGATAATCAAAGACGGAATAAATAGTCCAGCATATCAGAGCTTCGACAGCCTCATGTCTCAGTCCACGGAGTCTTGTAGCACAGCATATAAGAGCTTCGACAGCCTCATGTCTCAGTCCACGGAGTCTTGTAGCACAGCATATAAGAGCTTTGACAGCCTCGTGTCTCAGTCTACAGCATTTTGTAGCCCAGCATATCAGAGCTTCAGCAGCCTCCTGTCTCAGACCACGGTTAGCAATAGCCTGACACAGTGTTTGGAAAACCCAAGCTCTTCACTGTCCTTAGTAGAGTTTCCAGAGAATCAAATACTTCCCTGCAGAGAAGAACAAGCCCATCGACTCCATGGAGATCAAAGTTGTTACACCGACCACAAGGGTGACTGCACCGAGACTGCTTTTCAAACCACCTGTTCAGAGGACATAGACTTTACATGGTTTTCCTCCCATGCTCATGACAAAGTTTCATTTTTCCTGCCAGAGAAAGAAATACACAAGCAAATAACATGTCAAAATGTTCCAGAAAAAGCAGCTGCAATTTCCAGCCCCTCTGTTTCTATTCCATCTAGTTACCAGCCTTTTGATATTGCTCTTAAACACAATAATACACACTGTGACAATAACAGTGAGGCTATTTCTGAGTCGCCTTATAAACCCTTTATCAACCTTTTAAACAACAACCTCAAAGAAACACTTCCAGCTATCATTGTCTGTGAATCTGACCTGGAGATAGACTTGTCAAACTTTCTATAG